One segment of Castanea sativa cultivar Marrone di Chiusa Pesio chromosome 3, ASM4071231v1 DNA contains the following:
- the LOC142629302 gene encoding bidirectional sugar transporter SWEET17-like: protein MACLSFIIGISGNVTAILLFASPIKTFWWVVKKRSTESYNGIPYICTLLNTCLWSFYGLLKPGGLLLVTVNGVGTILQIIFVTLFLIFAPRDKKIKTAYMVAVLNVAFPLLVIAITLLVIHGASKKLTFVGILSAGISIVMYAAPLSSMKTVIKTKSVEYMPFSLSFCVFLNAGVWCLYSVLTKDIFVGVPNILGFLLGSVQLILYSFYKYKSKMLEKSTDVIIEEGPTQIVKGVIEMRVNDEGVKSIE from the exons ATGGCTTGCTTGAGCTTCATCATTGGCATTAGTG GCAATGTAACTGCTATACTGCTTTTTGCTTCTCCAAT aAAGACTTTTTGGTGGGTGGTGAAGAAGAGATCAACTGAGAGTTACAATGGAATTCCATATATATGCACGCTATTGAACACATGTTTGTGGAGTTTCTATGGACTTCTTAAGCCAGGTGGATTGCTTCTTGTGACAGTCAATGGCGTAGGAACCATTTTACAGATTATCTTTGTGACTCTTTTTCTCATCTTTGCTCCTAGGGATAAGAAG ATTAAGACAGCATATATGGTGGCCGTCTTAAATGTCGCTTTTCCTTTGTTGGTAATTGCAATAACGCTTCTGGTAATCCATGGTGCAAGCAAGAAACTTACCTTTGTCGGAATTTTAAGTGCTGGAATAAGCATTGTCATGTATGCAGCACCTCTATCATCCATG AAAACAGTGATAAAGACTAAGAGCGTGGAGTACATGCCATTTTCGCTTTCATTTTGCGTATTTCTCAATGCTGGTGTTTGGTGCCTTTATTCCGTGCTCACCAAGGACATCTTTGTCGGG GTACCAAATATATTAGGCTTTCTGTTGGGCTCAGTCCAGTTAATCCTCTACTCATTCTACAAGTACAAGTCAAAGATGTTAGAAAAATCAACAGATGTGATAATAGAAGAAGGCCCTACCCAAATTGTCAAAGGAGTCATTGAGATGCGAGTGAATGATGAAGGGGTCAAATCCATAGAATGA